The window CTGCCTGGACGTGGGCCACGCCCTGGTGGAGCTTGGCCCCCAAGGGCCTTTCCTCTACTGGGAGGCCTTGGGGAATAGGCTTCTCCACCTGCACCTTCACGACAACCACGGCCAACGGGACGACCACCTGCCCGTGGGTACAGGAAGGGTGCCCTGGGAAAGGCTGGCCCCCTATCTAAAGGCATTCCCTGGGACCGCGGCCCTGGAGGTAAGCGGGGGCCCGGCAGGGGTGCGGCAAAGCTGGGCCCGGCTGCACGCCCTCCTGGTCTAGAGGCCCTTCCCTACCCGTGTCGGGAATCATAAGCGGGGACATCTGTCCTTGGCGGGGTACGCTTATAGTAGTGGAGTGGGGTTTTGTACCCCCCTTCACAAAGGGAGGCAGAATGGTCGTAGACCGGATTGAGGTGTACCTGGATGGGGCCAGCGAACCCCTGGCGGTTCTTAGGGAACCCCCTTACCGGCTAAACCTGGACACCCGCAAGATCCCGGATGGGGAGCACGTCTTACGGGTGGTGACCCATTTCCGTGGGGGAGGCGAGGAGATAAGGGAGATTCCCTTCACCGTAAACAACTACCCCGACGTGATGGTCCTGGGCCTGGACGAGGGGGGGGAAGTGGCGGGGACCCTCGAGCTCCGCCTGGCCGTGGGGGAACCCGAGCTCCCCGTGGAGCCGGTGCGCTTCAACCCCATCTGGTACGTGGTGGCCTCGGTGATCGTGCTGGGCAGCATCTGGGCCTACTTTGCCCTTTCCCCTGCAGCGGAGAGGATAGCAACCGAGCTGGCCCCCCCGGCCCAGGAAACCCAGGCCCCAAAGGAGGGCCCTGGCCCGGCCGCCAGCGTGGACCCGGCCCTCATGGAAAAGGGCAAGTCCATCTACGAGGCCA is drawn from Thermus caldifontis and contains these coding sequences:
- a CDS encoding c-type cytochrome — protein: MVVDRIEVYLDGASEPLAVLREPPYRLNLDTRKIPDGEHVLRVVTHFRGGGEEIREIPFTVNNYPDVMVLGLDEGGEVAGTLELRLAVGEPELPVEPVRFNPIWYVVASVIVLGSIWAYFALSPAAERIATELAPPAQETQAPKEGPGPAASVDPALMEKGKSIYEANCAACHGAGGQGMPPVMPALAGNANLKDAQMILGTVKNGRGAMPAVGAAFSEEELKAVATYIRNSFGNSFGPVE